The following proteins come from a genomic window of Streptomyces sp. GS7:
- a CDS encoding amidohydrolase family protein, with amino-acid sequence MVEAGIFIGATEAWLPTGSMVAPHMAERVEQRSANFARMHREGARLVCCSDAGASPRKPHGVLTYGILHFGSLGLTNTEALASATSLAAQACGLAERKGRIAVGYDAALIAVVGNPLQHLETLLDIRAVIRAGTIFQG; translated from the coding sequence GTGGTGGAGGCAGGCATCTTCATCGGCGCCACCGAAGCATGGCTGCCGACAGGCTCGATGGTCGCACCACACATGGCCGAGCGCGTGGAGCAACGAAGTGCGAATTTCGCACGGATGCACCGCGAAGGAGCGCGGCTGGTCTGCTGCTCCGACGCCGGTGCCAGCCCCCGCAAACCCCACGGCGTGCTCACGTACGGGATCCTCCACTTCGGCTCTCTCGGCCTCACCAACACCGAAGCCTTGGCTTCGGCCACCTCCCTTGCCGCACAGGCATGCGGGCTGGCCGAGCGCAAAGGAAGGATCGCCGTCGGCTACGACGCCGCCCTCATCGCGGTAGTCGGCAATCCGCTGCAGCATCTGGAGACTCTGCTCGACATCCGGGCCGTGATCCGAGCTGGAACGATATTCCAGGGCTGA